In Verrucomicrobiota bacterium, one DNA window encodes the following:
- a CDS encoding alpha-L-rhamnosidase N-terminal domain-containing protein, whose protein sequence is MKTSFTQYVIICASLFATTPLVQRAVADGTSATTEKLSAKWIWHAQSDYHGYNQTVLARKTVKVSRPTQGTLRVTADSWYRLFINGRWVNDGPCRSWPEHYQYDVLDVGAYLQEGANDILIIARYFGVGDFHKVPQQAGLLAQLDVTQADGQAKRFITDGSWEIADAKAWVVNTPKISIQMEPVEIYDARLANDLKYSKARELFPAEGGPWKGLNPRDVALMTRQPFAFKTFGGAKVVKADGWNYTLSPVRLMQPGLIEANHNASGPCGMAAILETEQGCTLNVQLEGMKLAVNGQAAGNKEIKLAPGKHLVLAFIRSVVGHDKDKAVRFMNPRGFKLVNPLDAKHENPWCFIPLPEYVFATNDLMHGRFIQEDVRVSGLITKYQETTDKLLREIKNPTEFAANLAAKAQVMASEAMFPQDFYWQFVNRQVVRDAATLVKDPAALMHQTPEITTVQPAPDGDVELMYDLGEQNCGYYTFDLTAPAGTVVDICGMEYITPEGRLQFAMGNRNGMRYITREGVNQFTSLKRRSGRYVFMTLRNQRGPVQIRHFGLIESTYPVNAVGNFSCSDARLDNIWAISTRTLKLCMEDTFTDCPLYEQTHWVGDARNESLLAYPVFGATDIGRRCIQITGQSLEHYPFAGCQTPSCWDVLIPAWSFLWGISTWDYYWYTGDKVFLRQAYPDVIRNLKGAEKYVNAQDLFSGPFWNFFDWTKMDAGHKTVTYNTMLMIGAIDAARKDAETLGDTTHDAWLKQLRARLVRGVNKLWDTPKKAYVDSVHDDGTVSTMTSQHTSFLAILYDIIEPANLDAARNNLIAPPEKMVRVGSPFAALYELETLEKLGLEDRIVEEIYRNYLPMLESGATTVWESFPSGTTGSGGFPTRSHCHAWSSAPSFFLNRIVLGIKPTAPAAQTVALSPRIGNLTWARGTVATIKGPLTVSWKLQSDKALDITCTAPEGVKVEFATNPSLTGKTVKLNGQKVQ, encoded by the coding sequence ATGAAAACATCATTTACACAGTATGTGATTATATGTGCCAGTTTGTTTGCCACTACGCCGCTTGTCCAAAGGGCGGTGGCGGATGGCACTTCGGCAACAACGGAAAAACTTTCCGCCAAGTGGATCTGGCATGCCCAGTCGGATTATCACGGTTATAATCAGACGGTGCTGGCCCGTAAAACCGTCAAGGTGAGCCGGCCAACGCAGGGCACGCTGCGCGTGACGGCCGATAGCTGGTACCGGCTCTTCATCAATGGCCGCTGGGTGAATGACGGTCCCTGCCGCAGTTGGCCCGAGCATTACCAGTACGACGTGCTGGATGTCGGCGCTTATTTACAAGAGGGGGCGAATGACATTCTGATCATCGCGCGCTATTTCGGGGTCGGGGATTTTCACAAGGTTCCACAACAGGCCGGGTTGCTGGCGCAATTGGATGTGACGCAGGCGGACGGTCAGGCCAAACGATTTATCACCGATGGTTCTTGGGAAATCGCCGATGCCAAAGCCTGGGTGGTCAACACCCCCAAGATCAGCATCCAAATGGAGCCAGTGGAAATCTATGACGCCCGGCTGGCCAATGATTTGAAGTACAGCAAGGCCCGGGAATTGTTCCCGGCGGAGGGTGGCCCATGGAAAGGGTTAAACCCGCGCGATGTGGCGCTGATGACCCGCCAGCCGTTCGCATTCAAAACGTTTGGCGGCGCCAAGGTGGTCAAAGCCGATGGTTGGAACTACACGTTGTCCCCCGTGCGGCTGATGCAGCCAGGGTTGATCGAGGCCAACCACAACGCCAGCGGCCCGTGCGGCATGGCGGCCATCCTGGAAACGGAACAAGGCTGCACGCTCAACGTGCAGTTGGAAGGCATGAAACTGGCGGTCAACGGCCAGGCAGCGGGGAACAAAGAGATCAAACTCGCGCCGGGCAAACATCTGGTGCTGGCCTTTATCCGCAGCGTCGTGGGACACGACAAGGATAAGGCGGTGCGGTTCATGAATCCGCGCGGATTCAAGCTGGTGAATCCGCTGGATGCAAAACACGAAAACCCGTGGTGTTTCATTCCGCTGCCGGAATATGTGTTTGCGACGAACGACCTGATGCATGGCCGATTCATCCAGGAGGACGTCCGCGTTTCCGGTTTGATCACGAAGTATCAGGAGACCACTGATAAACTGTTGCGCGAAATCAAAAATCCAACGGAGTTTGCCGCCAATCTAGCCGCCAAAGCGCAAGTCATGGCGTCCGAAGCCATGTTTCCGCAGGATTTCTACTGGCAATTTGTGAACCGGCAGGTGGTACGGGACGCGGCAACACTGGTCAAAGACCCTGCCGCCCTGATGCATCAAACTCCAGAAATCACCACGGTACAACCTGCGCCCGATGGCGATGTGGAACTGATGTATGACTTGGGTGAACAGAACTGCGGGTATTACACGTTTGACCTGACAGCCCCAGCAGGCACCGTGGTGGATATCTGTGGGATGGAATACATCACGCCTGAGGGTCGCCTGCAATTCGCCATGGGCAACCGCAATGGCATGCGCTACATCACCCGCGAAGGCGTGAATCAATTCACCTCCCTCAAGCGCCGCTCGGGACGTTATGTGTTCATGACGCTGCGCAATCAGCGCGGGCCGGTACAGATTCGCCATTTCGGCCTGATCGAATCCACTTACCCGGTGAACGCCGTCGGTAACTTCTCGTGCAGCGATGCGCGGCTCGACAACATTTGGGCGATCTCGACGCGCACGTTGAAGTTGTGCATGGAAGATACGTTCACGGACTGCCCGCTCTACGAACAAACGCATTGGGTGGGGGATGCCCGCAACGAATCGTTGCTGGCGTACCCGGTGTTTGGAGCCACAGACATTGGCCGCCGCTGCATTCAGATCACGGGACAATCGCTGGAACATTATCCGTTTGCCGGATGCCAGACGCCGTCCTGCTGGGATGTGCTGATCCCGGCTTGGAGTTTCCTCTGGGGTATTTCCACCTGGGACTATTACTGGTACACCGGCGACAAAGTGTTCCTGCGCCAGGCATATCCGGATGTCATCCGCAACCTGAAGGGCGCGGAGAAATACGTCAACGCCCAGGACCTGTTTAGCGGGCCGTTCTGGAATTTCTTCGATTGGACCAAAATGGATGCCGGCCACAAGACGGTGACGTACAACACGATGCTCATGATTGGCGCGATTGACGCCGCACGCAAAGACGCCGAGACGCTGGGAGACACAACGCACGATGCCTGGCTCAAGCAGCTTCGCGCCCGCTTGGTTCGCGGCGTGAACAAATTATGGGACACGCCGAAGAAAGCCTACGTGGACAGCGTTCATGACGATGGCACGGTGAGCACCATGACCAGCCAACATACCAGTTTCCTCGCGATTTTATATGATATTATCGAACCCGCGAATCTCGATGCCGCACGCAATAATTTGATTGCACCGCCGGAAAAGATGGTGCGGGTGGGTTCGCCCTTTGCAGCGCTGTATGAACTGGAGACACTGGAGAAACTGGGGTTGGAAGACCGGATCGTAGAGGAAATTTATCGCAACTACCTGCCGATGCTGGAAAGCGGCGCCACGACGGTATGGGAGAGCTTTCCAAGCGGCACCACCGGTTCAGGCGGTTTCCCGACGCGCAGCCACTGCCACGCGTGGTCCTCGGCCCCCAGCTTTTTCCTGAACCGCATCGTGCTGGGCATCAAACCCACTGCACCCGCCGCGCAAACGGTGGCGCTAAGTCCGCGCATCGGCAATCTGACCTGGGCGCGCGGCACAGTGGCAACCATCAAAGGCCCCCTGACTGTCTCCTGGAAACTGCAAAGTGATAAGGCCCTCGACATCACCTGCACCGCGCCGGAGGGCGTGAAAGTGGAGTTTGCCACCAACCCAAGCCTGACCGGAAAAACCGTGAAACTAAACGGGCAAAAAGTGCAATAG